In Strigops habroptila isolate Jane chromosome 14, bStrHab1.2.pri, whole genome shotgun sequence, one genomic interval encodes:
- the CCDC42 gene encoding coiled-coil domain-containing protein 42, giving the protein MATMYDEELLDYFRIEYGRNLLQLQRKLRQAEEDSLSPFIRLQEKKKEAKLMRKALEAKKEEFKERMKAVACRWQDLHTQEAELKTHMEKSLRIVKEDDRMRDQALKKRAEEREKTIQKEFELLRARRELEVLRNNHEKLYNKVQKYSIFKKYLEDVVKISQETCWADIQKTSTKTTLELGTIRMAILNLFQCANRQMKAKLNVPVDDSHGQLNMIQQLIQDLADISMEGKEDMQDRQRAATPTGHANVRGSARVGRGGQRAPERL; this is encoded by the exons ATGGCCACCATGTACgatgaggagctgctggactATTTCCGCATCGAATACGGGCGGAACCTCCTGCAGTTGCAGAG GAAACTGCGACAGGCAGAGGAGGACTCCCTGTCCCCATTTATCCGTCTccaggagaagaagaaagaagccaAACTGATGCGAAAGGCTCTGGAGGCAAAGAAGGAG GAGTTCAAGGAGAGGATGAAAGCCGTGGCCTGTCGGTGGCAGGACCTGCACACCCAGGAGGCTGAGCTGAAAACCCACATGGAGAAATCCCTGAGGATCGTAAAG GAAGATGATAGGATGCGAGACCAAGCTCTGAAGAAAAGAgctgaagagagagagaagacgATACAAAAGGAGTTTGAGCTTTTGAGAGCTAGAAGGGAACTGGAAGTCCTGAGAAATAATCACGAGAAACTCTACAACAAAGTGCAGAAGTACTCCATCTTCAAAAAATACCTGGAGGATGTGGTGAAGATCTCACAG GAGACTTGCTGGGCTGACATCCAGAAAACAAGTACCAAGACGACCCTGGAGCTGGGGACCATCAGGATGGCCATCctcaacctcttccagtgcGCCAACAGGCAGATGAAAGCCAAACTGAACGTGCCAGTGGATGACAGCCATGGACAACTGAACATG ATTCAGCAGCTTATCCAAGACCTTGCAGACATCTCCATGGAGGGGAAAGAGGACATGCAGGACCGCCAGCGAGCAGCTACACCTACAGGACATGCCAACGTGAGGGGCTCAGCAagggtgggaagaggaggacAGAGGGCCCCAGAGAGATTGTAG
- the LOC115616767 gene encoding bMERB domain-containing protein 1-like isoform X1: protein MERSRSPPRYGSLEPTRWPPAGAGPEDEIVSMADSTTTIDDIEGELFKIERIREILVRRESELRYMMDDIQLCKEISRLKKELQQLIALPENEKSNEERQKEEELVQQIHKLVETRDFLVDDVEFERLREREEDKEMAEFLQSKLSKSYLQKTTPAKEKKVTSRGQQTSAPYVTKTGLTLLKECCGFTCSIM from the exons ATGGAGCGGAGCCGGAGCCCGCCCCGGTACGGGTCGCTGGAGCCCACCCGGTGGCCGCCCGCCGGCGCGGGGCCAG AGGATGAGATTGTCTCCATGGCTGACTCAACCACCACCATCGATGACATTGAAGGGGAGCTCTTCAAAATCGAGAGGATCAGGGAGATCCTGGTGAGGAGGGAGTCAGAGCTGCGATACAT GATGGATGACATTCAGCTTTGTAAGGAAATCAGCCGGCTGAAAAAGGAGCTTCAACAACTCATCGCGCTTCCAG agaatGAGAAGTCCAACGAggagaggcagaaggaagaggagctgGTGCAGCAGATACACAAGCTGGTGGAAACACGGGATTTCCTGGTGGATGATGTGGAGTTTGAGAGGCTCAG ggaaagggaagaagacaaGGAAATGGCAGAGTTCTTGCAAAGTAAGCTCTCCAAAAGCTACCTCCAGAAAACAA ctcctgccaaaGAGAAGAAGGTGACTTCCAGGGGGCAGCAAACCTCCGCACCGTACGTGACCAAAACAGGCCTCACCCTGCTCAAGGAGTGCTGCGGCTTCACCTGCTCCATCATGTAG
- the LOC115616767 gene encoding bMERB domain-containing protein 1-like isoform X2 — MERSRSPPRYGSLEPTRWPPAGAGPEDEIVSMADSTTTIDDIEGELFKIERIREILVRRESELRYMMDDIQLCKEISRLKKELQQLIALPENEKSNEERQKEEELVQQIHKLVETRDFLVDDVEFERLREREEDKEMAEFLQTPAKEKKVTSRGQQTSAPYVTKTGLTLLKECCGFTCSIM, encoded by the exons ATGGAGCGGAGCCGGAGCCCGCCCCGGTACGGGTCGCTGGAGCCCACCCGGTGGCCGCCCGCCGGCGCGGGGCCAG AGGATGAGATTGTCTCCATGGCTGACTCAACCACCACCATCGATGACATTGAAGGGGAGCTCTTCAAAATCGAGAGGATCAGGGAGATCCTGGTGAGGAGGGAGTCAGAGCTGCGATACAT GATGGATGACATTCAGCTTTGTAAGGAAATCAGCCGGCTGAAAAAGGAGCTTCAACAACTCATCGCGCTTCCAG agaatGAGAAGTCCAACGAggagaggcagaaggaagaggagctgGTGCAGCAGATACACAAGCTGGTGGAAACACGGGATTTCCTGGTGGATGATGTGGAGTTTGAGAGGCTCAG ggaaagggaagaagacaaGGAAATGGCAGAGTTCTTGCAAA ctcctgccaaaGAGAAGAAGGTGACTTCCAGGGGGCAGCAAACCTCCGCACCGTACGTGACCAAAACAGGCCTCACCCTGCTCAAGGAGTGCTGCGGCTTCACCTGCTCCATCATGTAG